In Dysgonomonadaceae bacterium zrk40, one genomic interval encodes:
- a CDS encoding ATP-dependent Clp protease ATP-binding subunit, with product MDNNFSQRVREIMAYSREEAGRLQNNYIGPEHLMLAILRDSEGLAIQVLQDFDIDLEMLKAYIDKQIRTIQEPYDGTSEVVINKNTEKALKMSILEARLTKSKETGSEHILLALLKEKNTLINDILTKFQLDYSSAFLYVKSILENRGETDETNPPIGGANFTDDDDDEMNDKSSFNPGSGQSTSSQAKSNASDTPVLDNFGTDITRAALENRLDPVVGREKEIERIAQILSRRKKNNPVLIGDPGVGKSAIVDGLALRITQKKVSRALFDKRVIALDMASIVAGTKYRGQFEERIKAILNELSKNPNIILFIDEIHTIVGAGGAAGSLDAANMLKPALARGEIQCIGATTLDEYRKNIEKDGALERRFQKVIVDPTTPDETLQILRNIKERYEEHHNVRYTDEALQACVKLTDRYVSDRTFPDKAIDALDEAGARVHISNIVIPETIEHLEGELKEVEQQKTDAVKAQKYELAASYRDKQRQLLLALEAEEERWQKEIKEKPELVDEEKIAEVVAMISGVPVQRIAQAEGQRLLEMRQELKEKVIGQDEAVDKIVKAIQRNRVGLKDPNKPIGTFMFLGPTGVGKTHLAKKLAEFLFDSTENLIRVDMSEYMEKFNVSRLVGAPPGYVGYEEGGQLTEKVRRRPYSVVLLDEIEKAHPDVFNILLQILDEGRVTDSLGRRIDFKNTILIMTSNIGTRQLKDFGRGIGFHTDKDLTDAEYSRNIIQKALNKAFAPEFLNRVDDIVMFDQLSRESIYKIIDLELKGLYIRISDLGYKVELTEPAKEFIANKGYDVQFGARPLKRAIQKYIEDEMAEQILRTGVKEGDTIKVDFDSEKQQIIMNTTNENE from the coding sequence ATGGATAACAATTTTTCTCAACGGGTCAGAGAGATCATGGCTTACAGCCGCGAGGAAGCAGGAAGGCTCCAGAACAACTACATCGGACCAGAACATCTGATGCTGGCCATCCTGCGTGACAGCGAAGGACTGGCCATCCAGGTGCTCCAGGATTTCGACATCGATCTGGAAATGTTGAAAGCATATATTGACAAGCAAATACGTACCATTCAGGAGCCATATGATGGCACCAGCGAAGTTGTGATCAATAAAAATACGGAAAAAGCGTTAAAGATGAGCATTCTGGAAGCTCGTCTGACCAAAAGCAAAGAGACAGGATCTGAACATATCCTGCTGGCCTTGCTGAAAGAAAAGAACACATTGATCAACGATATACTCACCAAATTTCAGCTGGATTACTCCAGTGCATTTCTCTATGTGAAAAGCATACTTGAAAACAGGGGTGAAACAGATGAAACCAACCCTCCCATTGGGGGTGCAAACTTCACAGACGATGATGATGATGAGATGAACGACAAATCATCATTCAATCCGGGGAGCGGACAAAGCACCTCTTCACAGGCAAAGAGCAATGCTTCCGACACACCCGTTCTGGACAACTTCGGAACCGATATCACACGTGCCGCACTGGAGAACAGGCTTGATCCGGTAGTGGGACGAGAAAAGGAGATTGAACGAATTGCACAGATTCTCAGTCGTCGCAAGAAAAACAACCCGGTACTGATTGGTGATCCCGGTGTGGGCAAATCGGCCATCGTAGATGGTCTGGCATTGCGAATCACCCAGAAGAAAGTGTCACGGGCACTTTTCGACAAACGGGTAATCGCCCTCGATATGGCATCGATAGTGGCAGGAACCAAGTATCGCGGTCAGTTTGAGGAACGCATCAAAGCAATCCTGAACGAACTGTCGAAGAACCCCAACATCATCCTTTTCATTGATGAGATTCACACCATCGTGGGTGCTGGCGGAGCTGCCGGCTCGCTCGATGCGGCAAACATGCTGAAACCGGCACTGGCTCGCGGTGAGATACAGTGTATCGGGGCCACGACACTCGATGAATACCGTAAGAACATCGAAAAGGACGGAGCACTGGAACGTCGCTTTCAGAAAGTGATTGTAGATCCTACTACCCCCGATGAGACCCTTCAGATATTGCGTAACATCAAAGAGCGTTATGAAGAGCATCACAACGTGCGATATACAGACGAGGCGTTACAGGCCTGTGTGAAGCTCACCGACCGCTATGTATCCGACCGCACTTTCCCCGACAAGGCGATTGATGCACTGGATGAGGCGGGTGCAAGGGTGCACATCTCCAACATCGTGATTCCTGAGACCATCGAACATCTTGAAGGAGAGCTGAAAGAGGTGGAACAGCAGAAGACAGATGCCGTGAAGGCACAGAAATATGAGCTTGCAGCAAGCTACCGTGACAAGCAACGGCAACTGTTGCTGGCACTCGAAGCCGAAGAGGAACGCTGGCAAAAAGAGATCAAGGAGAAACCGGAACTGGTGGACGAGGAGAAAATTGCAGAAGTGGTGGCGATGATCTCAGGTGTTCCGGTACAACGCATCGCCCAGGCCGAGGGACAACGGCTGCTGGAGATGCGGCAAGAATTGAAAGAGAAGGTGATTGGACAGGATGAGGCGGTTGACAAGATCGTGAAGGCCATCCAACGCAATCGTGTGGGATTGAAAGACCCCAACAAGCCGATTGGCACCTTTATGTTCCTTGGTCCCACAGGTGTGGGCAAGACCCACCTAGCCAAGAAGCTGGCCGAGTTCCTGTTCGACTCAACCGAGAACCTGATCCGGGTAGACATGAGTGAGTATATGGAGAAATTCAACGTCTCCCGGCTGGTGGGTGCACCTCCCGGATACGTGGGTTATGAGGAAGGGGGCCAGCTCACCGAGAAGGTACGCCGACGTCCATACTCCGTGGTATTGCTCGATGAGATTGAGAAAGCACATCCCGATGTCTTCAACATCCTTCTTCAAATACTGGATGAGGGGCGTGTCACCGACAGCCTGGGAAGAAGAATTGATTTCAAGAACACCATCCTGATCATGACCTCCAACATCGGCACGAGGCAGTTGAAAGATTTTGGCAGGGGAATCGGTTTTCATACCGACAAAGACCTGACCGATGCCGAATACTCACGAAACATCATTCAGAAAGCCCTCAACAAGGCCTTCGCACCGGAGTTCCTGAACAGGGTGGACGATATCGTGATGTTCGACCAACTGAGTCGTGAGTCAATCTACAAGATCATTGACCTGGAACTGAAAGGGCTCTACATAAGAATCAGTGACCTTGGTTACAAGGTGGAACTTACCGAACCAGCTAAAGAGTTTATCGCCAACAAGGGTTACGACGTGCAGTTCGGTGCCCGTCCGCTCAAAAGAGCAATACAGAAATATATTGAAGATGAGATGGCTGAACAGATTCTCCGTACAGGAGTGAAAGAAGGAGATACCATCAAGGTTGACTTCGACAGTGAAAAGCAGCAAATCATCATGAATACAACAAACGAGAATGAGTGA
- a CDS encoding iron ABC transporter permease, with the protein MNKQPALFLLLLLLLATAFLADIFSGNADIPFLEALQALRGGSDDLIVNEIILNYRLPKAITAVIAGAALSLSGLLMQTLFRNPLAGPDVLGVSAGAGLGVALLTMLSGTAIYPILSSLGSMSTVIAAVAGAAGVMLLILSVSSRIKDSITILVLGMIFGYVASAVVTILQSFADPDSLKLFVTWTFGSLGGVTWQKMPILLSLFVAGVLICFLLIKALNSLLLGEHYAVSGGLNIRRTRLLIIAIASLITGTVTAFTGPIAFVGVVIPHFARAFFGTVNHRSILPATLLLGSILMLICDIISQIPITNRTLPINAVTALFGAPMIVWVVLKRKKL; encoded by the coding sequence GTGAATAAACAACCTGCCCTATTCCTGCTCTTGTTGTTGCTGCTTGCAACAGCATTCCTGGCCGATATATTCAGCGGGAATGCAGACATACCGTTCCTGGAAGCCTTGCAGGCATTACGGGGCGGATCAGATGATCTGATTGTGAACGAGATCATCCTCAATTATCGCTTGCCGAAAGCGATCACAGCGGTTATCGCAGGAGCTGCACTCTCGTTATCGGGATTGTTGATGCAGACATTGTTCCGCAATCCACTTGCGGGTCCCGATGTGCTGGGTGTGAGTGCCGGAGCTGGTCTTGGGGTAGCACTGCTCACGATGTTGAGTGGTACGGCGATTTATCCGATTCTCTCCTCATTGGGCAGCATGTCCACAGTGATTGCCGCCGTAGCAGGTGCTGCAGGTGTGATGCTGCTAATCCTCAGTGTATCGTCACGAATCAAAGACTCTATCACCATCCTGGTGCTAGGGATGATTTTTGGGTATGTGGCCAGTGCTGTGGTGACCATCCTGCAGAGCTTCGCTGATCCTGATTCTCTCAAGCTGTTTGTCACCTGGACCTTTGGCAGCCTGGGAGGTGTGACCTGGCAGAAGATGCCCATACTGCTCAGCCTCTTTGTGGCGGGTGTGTTGATCTGCTTCCTTTTGATAAAAGCGCTGAACAGTCTGCTGTTAGGTGAGCATTACGCGGTAAGCGGCGGACTGAACATTCGACGGACACGTCTTTTGATTATCGCCATTGCTTCACTTATCACAGGTACTGTGACTGCTTTCACCGGTCCCATTGCTTTTGTGGGGGTTGTGATCCCACACTTCGCCAGAGCATTCTTCGGCACGGTGAACCACAGGAGCATCCTGCCGGCAACCCTTCTGCTCGGCAGCATCCTGATGCTGATTTGTGACATCATCTCACAAATCCCCATCACCAACCGCACCCTCCCCATCAATGCTGTAACCGCTCTCTTCGGTGCTCCGATGATTGTCTGGGTCGTGTTAAAAAGAAAGAAACTTTAA
- a CDS encoding ABC transporter substrate-binding protein yields MFPRMNNPTPYLLTIILILFTSGCHSGKKGEHHEFFEPYTNHVELRHAKGFQIDRADDHTRLTILNPWSKDDEPYAVYYLYPTLPEKLPSDGISIQIPVSSLVVNSFSYFEFLSLLGETDAIKGVTDGFRIYNPLILEKIEQGVISDMGDPFQPNLEKVMTVKPDAVINSAYAQVDSYSERLTRAGIPVIYSLEWMENEPLARAEWIRMIAAFFGKDLQADSLFAEIEQRYNFAREQIPTNPVPPSLLAGDNFQGTWYVPGGKSFNAALFRDAGLQYRYSDNRESGSIGLDIESVLTQFSAADFWFGCESDSYAELAEKDAKYLLLNAVKKRQVFNNHNRITLNGGNDYFESGAAHPDLVLSDLIRAVYPEALPEYSFTYIKPLEEEPFRE; encoded by the coding sequence ATGTTCCCAAGAATGAATAACCCCACTCCTTATCTGCTCACGATTATTCTCATTTTGTTTACTTCGGGTTGTCACTCCGGGAAAAAAGGAGAGCATCATGAATTTTTCGAACCCTACACTAATCATGTGGAACTACGCCATGCCAAAGGATTTCAAATAGATCGTGCTGATGATCATACCCGCCTCACCATTCTCAACCCCTGGTCGAAAGATGATGAACCATATGCGGTCTATTATCTCTACCCTACACTACCGGAGAAACTACCTTCCGACGGTATCTCCATCCAAATACCTGTCAGTTCACTGGTGGTGAATAGCTTTTCCTATTTCGAGTTTCTCTCCCTGCTGGGTGAAACGGATGCCATCAAAGGGGTGACCGACGGATTCCGGATCTACAACCCTTTGATACTTGAAAAAATTGAACAAGGAGTGATCAGCGACATGGGTGATCCCTTTCAACCAAACCTTGAAAAAGTGATGACGGTGAAACCTGATGCGGTGATCAACTCAGCATATGCCCAGGTGGACAGTTACAGCGAGCGACTCACCAGGGCCGGCATCCCTGTCATCTATTCATTGGAATGGATGGAGAATGAACCACTTGCAAGGGCAGAGTGGATCAGGATGATTGCCGCCTTTTTCGGCAAGGATCTGCAGGCCGACTCACTCTTTGCTGAAATTGAACAACGGTACAACTTTGCACGTGAGCAAATTCCAACGAATCCAGTACCCCCCTCGCTGCTGGCGGGTGACAATTTTCAGGGCACCTGGTACGTGCCCGGTGGCAAGAGCTTCAACGCAGCCCTCTTTCGTGATGCCGGTCTCCAGTATCGTTACAGCGACAATCGGGAGAGTGGCAGCATCGGGCTCGACATTGAGTCTGTATTGACACAATTCTCAGCTGCCGACTTTTGGTTTGGGTGCGAATCAGACAGCTATGCCGAGTTGGCAGAGAAGGATGCCAAATACCTATTATTGAACGCAGTGAAGAAAAGACAGGTCTTCAACAACCACAATCGCATCACCTTGAACGGGGGAAATGACTATTTTGAAAGTGGAGCGGCCCACCCGGACCTGGTGCTCTCCGATTTGATTCGGGCAGTTTACCCGGAGGCACTGCCCGAATATTCATTCACCTACATCAAACCACTGGAGGAGGAGCCATTCCGTGAATAA
- a CDS encoding AI-2E family transporter, translated as MIEQAEKERNNLRYKYILIGALILLGLIIFKFTRPYMSGFLGAATLYVIVSGQQRFLTQRWRMRKSLSALLIMLEVLFFILIPLSGLTLLVIDTFSGITFDPQVILDDVSAFILSIEERLGFNLFTPENLSGLPKIGTNLLQVVGNSVYSFAINIVVILFVLYYMLFSNDEFEKSIREILPFKEENKQILGEETRLIIQANAIGIPLMAIIQGIFAYMGYLIFGVESALLYAILTAFSTILPLVGTMIVWVPISIGLLLGGDYVNGIGLAIYGLIIVGGVDNVARFLLQKKLADIHPLITVFGVLIGIPMFGFWGIIFGPLLLSLFILFFNMYRHEYVKGSKAVPRVTTRMKARKVSIPGYKPVKSKKKKIDVPKNE; from the coding sequence ATGATTGAACAGGCGGAAAAAGAAAGGAACAACCTGCGTTACAAGTATATCCTGATAGGGGCATTGATCCTGTTGGGATTGATCATCTTCAAATTCACCCGTCCCTATATGAGCGGTTTCCTGGGGGCCGCTACGCTTTATGTGATTGTCAGTGGCCAACAGCGATTTCTGACACAGAGGTGGCGGATGCGCAAATCTCTCAGTGCGTTACTGATCATGCTTGAGGTTCTCTTCTTTATCCTGATACCGCTCTCCGGATTGACGCTTTTGGTGATTGATACCTTTTCAGGGATCACTTTTGATCCACAGGTGATTCTCGATGATGTGAGCGCATTCATCCTCTCAATTGAAGAACGGCTTGGTTTCAATCTCTTCACGCCGGAGAATCTGTCGGGTCTCCCCAAAATAGGCACAAACCTGTTACAGGTTGTAGGGAACAGTGTTTACTCCTTTGCGATCAACATTGTCGTGATCCTCTTCGTCTTGTATTACATGCTCTTCAGCAACGATGAGTTTGAAAAGTCGATTCGTGAGATACTCCCTTTCAAGGAGGAAAACAAGCAGATCCTGGGGGAAGAGACCCGTCTCATCATCCAGGCCAACGCCATTGGTATTCCACTGATGGCAATTATCCAGGGCATCTTCGCCTACATGGGTTATCTTATTTTCGGCGTGGAGAGTGCACTACTCTACGCCATCCTGACCGCCTTTTCTACGATACTTCCACTGGTAGGGACCATGATTGTTTGGGTGCCGATCAGCATCGGCTTGCTTCTTGGCGGAGACTATGTGAACGGCATTGGGTTAGCCATCTATGGGCTTATCATCGTTGGTGGTGTGGACAATGTGGCCCGTTTTCTGCTACAAAAGAAACTGGCAGATATTCATCCGCTGATCACCGTATTTGGGGTGCTGATCGGAATCCCCATGTTCGGATTCTGGGGAATCATTTTCGGACCGCTCCTCTTATCACTCTTCATTCTCTTCTTCAATATGTACCGCCACGAGTATGTGAAGGGTTCGAAAGCGGTGCCACGTGTCACCACACGGATGAAAGCCAGAAAGGTATCAATTCCGGGATACAAACCGGTAAAAAGCAAAAAAAAGAAGATTGATGTTCCCAAGAATGAATAA
- a CDS encoding DUF2007 domain-containing protein has product MKEDSFITVKTFNFPADATIVQTFMEMRGIEIYMKNMVSNRLAYTLGDIEMQVKQSDYEKAREALIEGGFAKPEDFQ; this is encoded by the coding sequence ATGAAGGAAGATAGTTTTATCACTGTGAAAACATTCAATTTCCCGGCAGATGCCACCATCGTCCAAACATTCATGGAAATGAGGGGGATTGAAATTTACATGAAGAATATGGTCTCTAACCGGCTGGCATACACCCTGGGGGATATTGAGATGCAGGTAAAGCAATCGGACTATGAGAAAGCCCGCGAGGCGCTGATAGAGGGCGGATTTGCCAAACCGGAAGATTTTCAGTAA
- a CDS encoding SDR family oxidoreductase, whose translation MSKIALVTGATAGIGEATALMLAEEGAALIITGRREERLLLLKNKLEQLNVRVLPLCFDVSDEQAVKQSLGSLPEEWRAIDILVNNAGLAAGLSSLQEGDSDDWNRMIDTNVKGLLYVTRAVTPGMVARGSGQIINIGSIAGKEVYPNGNVYCATKHAVDALTKGLRIDLLPHGIRVTQVCPGAVETEFSLVRFHGDAARAGKVYHGFENLVAGDIAECIRFIINRPLHVNINDMVVMPTAQATATLFHKIDNL comes from the coding sequence ATGTCAAAAATCGCACTTGTCACCGGCGCAACTGCCGGAATTGGTGAAGCAACTGCACTGATGCTGGCAGAAGAGGGTGCTGCCCTGATCATCACCGGGCGCAGGGAAGAACGCCTGCTGTTACTGAAAAACAAACTGGAGCAATTAAATGTTCGTGTGTTGCCGCTCTGTTTTGATGTGAGTGATGAGCAGGCAGTAAAACAATCGTTGGGATCACTGCCGGAAGAGTGGCGTGCGATTGATATCCTGGTAAACAATGCGGGTCTGGCTGCGGGTCTGAGCTCCTTACAGGAGGGAGACAGCGACGACTGGAACCGGATGATTGACACCAATGTGAAGGGGTTGCTTTATGTCACCCGTGCTGTGACTCCAGGCATGGTGGCAAGGGGTAGCGGACAAATCATCAATATCGGATCCATTGCCGGCAAGGAGGTTTACCCCAACGGAAATGTCTATTGTGCCACCAAGCATGCGGTTGATGCCCTTACAAAGGGATTGCGCATTGACCTTCTACCACATGGCATTCGTGTCACGCAAGTATGCCCCGGTGCGGTGGAGACCGAATTCTCACTGGTCCGATTCCATGGTGATGCGGCTCGTGCCGGAAAGGTGTATCATGGTTTTGAAAATCTCGTCGCCGGTGATATTGCCGAATGCATTCGGTTTATCATCAACCGTCCTCTCCATGTGAACATCAATGATATGGTTGTGATGCCTACGGCGCAGGCAACAGCCACTCTTTTTCACAAAATTGATAATCTATAA
- a CDS encoding S9 family peptidase yields the protein MKKRTYLFTLLLTMTTTMLQSQEKITFQTPPREILELVDVERAPAVNMDSRQEQMLFYYRNSFKSLAELKQPELRLGGLRINPDANISSTITYYNNIRCKRTVENDLHQITRLPADARMAYFSFSPDETKLAFTNTTDQGVELWVIDLTDLTARRITQAILNANAGMPYSWFPDGSSLLVQMLPADRPSLIDAGKALPEGPIVSVSEGQISQNRTYQDLLKNPVDELNFERLITSELYRVDLNGDVDLWKEAGMYVDQEFSPDGDYLLLTTLEHPFSYVVPWYSFPNRTDLFHADGRFLKSFSHQPLLDNLPVGFMATWQGKRNIHWRGDKPATLAWVEALDNGDPEVEKPFRDELFQLEAPFTGKAQSLMKTIQRFAGVIWGNESYAVVQDRWWNTRNSKTYLFNPSDTSREPHILFDRDYQDAYSHPGTFQTEKNELGSYTLKIDDGNAYLFGEGFTPEGQFPFIDALNLNTLQKKRIYQSDLKGEVESLVAFADSKKGEVITRLESPVNYPNYYIRDIKRKKDLIPLTDFENPFKSIEGIHKEVISYRRSDGVTLTGTLYLPADYDKEKKEKLPMIMWAYPTEYKDKSSAGQNTSNPNTFTYLSYGNPIYWVTRGYAVLDDAAFPIVGEGDEEPNDSFVEQLVANAKAAIDAVSAMGYIDPDRVAVGGHSYGAFMTANLLTHSDLFAAGIARSGAYNRTLTPFGFQSEERSYWDAPEVYQSMSPFMHAAKMKTPMLIVHGEADNNSGTHTMQSERYFQALKSFGAPVRLVILPMESHGYAARENVLHLLWEQDQWLEKYVKNRVREMKRAD from the coding sequence ATGAAAAAACGAACTTATCTTTTTACACTTTTATTGACAATGACAACCACGATGTTACAGTCACAGGAGAAGATCACTTTTCAAACGCCTCCCCGGGAGATACTGGAGTTGGTAGATGTTGAAAGAGCCCCCGCTGTTAATATGGACAGTAGGCAAGAACAGATGCTTTTCTATTATCGAAACAGCTTCAAGTCGCTGGCTGAACTCAAACAGCCGGAACTGCGATTGGGGGGACTGCGCATCAACCCCGATGCCAACATATCGAGCACTATCACCTATTACAATAACATACGTTGCAAAAGAACGGTTGAAAATGATTTGCACCAAATTACCAGGTTGCCTGCAGATGCACGCATGGCCTATTTCTCGTTCTCTCCCGATGAAACAAAATTGGCATTCACCAACACCACCGATCAGGGTGTCGAACTTTGGGTGATCGATCTCACCGATCTCACCGCACGCAGAATCACACAGGCTATCCTGAATGCCAACGCCGGCATGCCTTACAGTTGGTTCCCCGATGGATCGTCGCTATTGGTGCAGATGTTACCCGCCGATCGCCCCTCTCTGATAGATGCAGGGAAAGCACTGCCGGAAGGACCGATTGTGTCGGTCAGCGAGGGCCAGATCTCACAAAACCGCACCTATCAGGATCTGCTTAAAAACCCTGTCGACGAACTCAACTTCGAGCGGCTCATCACCTCTGAACTGTATCGTGTGGATCTTAACGGTGATGTTGACCTTTGGAAAGAGGCAGGGATGTATGTCGATCAGGAGTTCTCACCCGACGGGGACTATCTGCTCTTAACCACGCTCGAGCACCCATTTTCATATGTGGTGCCCTGGTACAGTTTCCCCAACAGAACCGATCTCTTTCATGCCGATGGTCGTTTTTTGAAGAGCTTCAGCCATCAACCATTGCTCGACAACCTGCCGGTGGGGTTCATGGCCACCTGGCAGGGAAAGCGCAACATCCACTGGCGGGGCGACAAGCCGGCAACGCTCGCGTGGGTGGAAGCGTTGGACAATGGTGACCCGGAAGTAGAAAAACCTTTCCGCGATGAACTCTTTCAGCTGGAGGCCCCTTTTACCGGTAAGGCTCAATCATTGATGAAGACCATTCAACGATTCGCAGGGGTGATATGGGGCAACGAAAGCTATGCAGTGGTACAGGACAGATGGTGGAACACACGCAACAGCAAAACTTATCTCTTCAACCCTTCCGACACCAGTCGTGAACCCCACATCCTCTTCGACCGTGATTATCAGGATGCATACAGCCACCCGGGAACTTTTCAGACAGAGAAGAATGAGCTGGGCAGCTACACCCTTAAGATTGATGATGGCAACGCTTACCTGTTTGGTGAGGGTTTCACGCCCGAAGGTCAGTTTCCATTCATTGACGCTCTCAATCTGAATACGCTTCAGAAGAAAAGGATTTATCAATCTGACCTCAAAGGAGAGGTTGAGAGTCTTGTAGCTTTTGCTGACAGCAAGAAAGGAGAGGTGATCACCCGTCTTGAATCACCTGTTAATTATCCCAACTATTACATTCGGGATATCAAACGAAAAAAAGATTTAATTCCGCTTACAGACTTTGAGAATCCATTCAAGAGCATCGAGGGGATTCACAAGGAGGTGATCAGCTACCGCAGATCCGATGGTGTGACACTTACCGGCACACTCTACCTGCCTGCTGATTACGACAAAGAAAAGAAAGAGAAGCTTCCCATGATCATGTGGGCTTACCCTACTGAGTACAAGGACAAGAGCAGTGCAGGTCAGAATACTTCAAATCCCAATACTTTCACCTATCTATCTTACGGCAATCCCATTTACTGGGTAACCCGTGGATATGCGGTACTTGATGATGCCGCTTTCCCCATCGTGGGGGAGGGTGATGAGGAACCCAACGACAGCTTCGTGGAACAACTGGTGGCGAATGCCAAAGCAGCTATCGATGCGGTTAGTGCGATGGGATATATTGACCCTGATCGGGTTGCCGTGGGCGGACACTCCTACGGTGCCTTCATGACCGCCAACCTGCTCACCCACTCCGATCTGTTTGCTGCCGGTATTGCGCGCAGCGGAGCCTACAACCGAACACTGACACCATTTGGCTTTCAGAGTGAAGAACGTAGCTACTGGGATGCACCGGAAGTATATCAGTCCATGTCTCCTTTCATGCATGCCGCAAAGATGAAAACACCGATGCTGATCGTGCACGGTGAGGCTGACAACAATTCAGGCACCCATACCATGCAGAGTGAACGCTATTTTCAGGCACTGAAAAGTTTCGGCGCTCCGGTACGTCTTGTGATCCTTCCGATGGAGAGCCATGGCTATGCTGCCAGGGAAAATGTACTGCATCTGCTGTGGGAACAGGACCAGTGGCTGGAAAAATATGTGAAGAACAGGGTAAGGGAGATGAAGCGGGCAGACTGA
- a CDS encoding co-chaperone GroES, whose protein sequence is MNIKPLADRVLVKPAAAEEKTVSGIIIPDTAKEKPLKGEVIAVGKGTKDEEMVVKEGDKVLYGKYAGTEIEVDGVPHLIMRQSDILAVLS, encoded by the coding sequence ATGAACATTAAACCATTGGCAGACAGAGTGCTGGTAAAACCAGCCGCTGCAGAAGAAAAAACAGTCAGCGGAATTATTATTCCCGATACCGCAAAAGAAAAGCCCCTGAAAGGTGAAGTGATTGCCGTAGGTAAAGGTACTAAAGACGAAGAGATGGTCGTGAAAGAAGGCGACAAGGTACTCTATGGTAAATATGCAGGTACTGAAATTGAGGTCGATGGTGTGCCGCACCTCATCATGCGTCAATCAGATATCCTGGCGGTTCTATCGTGA